One Symphalangus syndactylus isolate Jambi chromosome 10, NHGRI_mSymSyn1-v2.1_pri, whole genome shotgun sequence genomic region harbors:
- the STAR gene encoding steroidogenic acute regulatory protein, mitochondrial has protein sequence MLLATFKLCAGSSYRHMRNMKGLRQQAVMAIGQELNRRALGGPTPSTWINQVRRRSSLLGSRLEETLYSDQELAYLQQGEEAMQKALGILSNQEGWKKESQQDNGDKVMSKVVPDVGKVFRLEVVVDQPMERLYEELVERMEAMGEWNPNVKEIKVLQKIGKDTFITHELAAEAAGNLVGPRDFVSVRCAKRRGSTCVLAGMATDFGNMPEQKGVIRAEHGPTCMVLHPLAGSPSKTKLTWLLSIDLKGWLPKSIINQVLSQTQVDFANHLRKRLESSPASEARC, from the exons ATGCTGCTAGCGACATTCAAGCTGTGCGCCGGGAGCTCCTACAGACACATGCGCAACATGAAGG GGCTGAGGCAACAGGCTGTGATGGCCATTGGCCAGGAGCTGAACCGGAGGGCCCTGGGGGGCCCCACCCCTAGCACGTGGATTAACCAGGTTCGGCGGCGGAGCTCTCTGCTCG GTTCTCGGCTGGAAGAGACTCTCTACAGTGACCAGGAGCTGGCCTATCTCCAGCAGGGGGAGGAGGCCATGCAGAAGGCCTTGGGCATCCTTAGCAACCAGGAGGGCTGGAAGAAGGAGAGTCAGCAG GACAATGGGGACAAAGTGATGAGTAAAGTGGTCCCAGATGTGGGCAAGGTGTTCCGGCTGGAGGTCGTGGTGGACCAGCCCATGGAGAGGCTCTACGAAGAGCTCGTGGAGCGCATGGAAGCAATGGGGGAGTGGAACCCCAACGTCAAGGAGATCAAG GTCCTGCAGAAGATCGGAAAAGATACATTCATTACTCACGAGCTGGCTGCAGAGGCAGCAGGAAACCTGGTGGGGCCCCGTGACTTTGTGAGCGTGCGCTGTGCCAAGCGCCGAGGCTCCACCTGTGTGCTGGCTGGCATGGCCACAGACTTCGGGAACATGCCTGAGCAGAAGGGTGTCATCAG GGCGGAGCACGGTCCCACTTGCATGGTGCTTCACCCGTTGGCTGGAAGTCCCTCTAAGACCAAACTTACGTGGCTACTCAGCATCGACCTCAAG GGGTGGCTGCCCAAGAGTATCATCAACCAGGTCCTGTCCCAGACCCAGGTGGATTTTGCCAACCACCTGCGCAAGCGCCTGGAGTCCAGCCCTGCCTCTGAAGCCAGgtgttga